ATAATCCTGAAGCCCTCAAGCTGTGAGATTATGCGGTCAAGAAATAATTTGTGCTTAGGAGTTCCCATTCTTGACGAGAGTCCCCCGCATAAAATTACGGCTGTTGATTCGCGCTTAGTCATTTTTCCGCCTGTAACGCAATGCAATCTCCGCGCCGATTATGCCAATCTCATAAAGCGCAAGAAGAGGAACGGCCATTAATATTTGTGAGACGACATCAGGAGGAGTCAGAATTGCCGACAGTATGAATATCAGCAGGACGCAGAATTTCCGCTTTGACCGTAACGACTGAGGCCGAACGAGTCCGATTAACGACAATAACGAGAGCAGCACAGGAACTTGAAACGCAAGCCCGAACAATACAATGAACGTCCAAACGAATGACATATAATTATTCAGCGTGAACATAGGCTTTACTCCGCTGATGTTCAATCCCGTCAAGAATCTCAACGCTCCCGGAATCACCGCGAAATACGCGAAAAGAGTCCCAAGCAGGAACAATCCCGCGCCGATTATGAGTCCAATGAATAAATATCTCCGCTCACTGTCCTTCAGTCCCGGCCACAAAAACGCGCAGAGCTGGTACAGTATCACAGGCGACGAGACGAATAACCCCGCGAAAAATGCCGTCTTTAATCCTTCCATGAACAACTCAGCCGGACTCACCGTGATTAACTGCAATCCCTCAGCGTGAACAAGCAACAGCGAGAATATATCCTCCTGAAAGAAGTAGCAGACCCCGAATCCGAGACACAGCGCAAGAACGCTCCGTATGATTCTCGTTCGGAGTTCGGACAAATGACCCGTGATTGTCATCATGCCTCCTTCAGGTTTGCTCATGATTTACGCCTGCGGTTTGTCGGATTTTTCCTGCGAGTCGGTTTTCTCGGTGTTGCTTGACGGATCCCGGGCATATCCGCGAAATTCGGCGATAGCTTTTCCGAATGCCTTTCCGATTTCCGGCAGCTTGTTAGGCCCGAAAATTATCAGCGCGATTATCATTATTACGATTAATTCAGACATTCCAAGCCCGAACATTTCACATCACCCCTATAATTTTTTCCCTGAACATGAAGCACACAATTCCTGCTCAGGCTCATTCACTGTAAAATATTTCCCGCAATGACGACAGCGGACTCTCTGAAATTCTGCTTTGACTTTCGACTCTATTGGCCATGAAAATTTTTCCCGTAACGTTATCGCTTTCACGGGGCATTTCTTCACGCACAGCATACACCCCGAACATGATACGGCGTTGAACGTTAATTCCGCTTTTGCTTCTGACTTCTTGAGACTCCACGCTCCCGACGGGCAT
This DNA window, taken from Synergistaceae bacterium, encodes the following:
- the tatC gene encoding twin-arginine translocase subunit TatC; the encoded protein is MSKPEGGMMTITGHLSELRTRIIRSVLALCLGFGVCYFFQEDIFSLLLVHAEGLQLITVSPAELFMEGLKTAFFAGLFVSSPVILYQLCAFLWPGLKDSERRYLFIGLIIGAGLFLLGTLFAYFAVIPGALRFLTGLNISGVKPMFTLNNYMSFVWTFIVLFGLAFQVPVLLSLLSLIGLVRPQSLRSKRKFCVLLIFILSAILTPPDVVSQILMAVPLLALYEIGIIGAEIALRYRRKND
- the tatA gene encoding twin-arginine translocase TatA/TatE family subunit, with product MFGLGMSELIVIMIIALIIFGPNKLPEIGKAFGKAIAEFRGYARDPSSNTEKTDSQEKSDKPQA